The following coding sequences lie in one Phragmites australis chromosome 8, lpPhrAust1.1, whole genome shotgun sequence genomic window:
- the LOC133926831 gene encoding uncharacterized protein LOC133926831, producing the protein MGSLGPTTVSSMSMAKAATVGMKNGVVAVADQQQADHKNCSSYAFQMPLQYPRYRKADYETMPEWRVDCLLREYGLPVDGDLDSKRKFAMGAFLWPDQY; encoded by the coding sequence aTGGGTTCCCTGGGCCCAACTACCGTGAGTAGCATGAGCATGGCGAAGGCAGCCACCGTCGGCATGAAGAACGGTGTGGTTGCTGTCGCCGATCAGCAGCAAGCAGACCACAAGAATTGCAGCAGCTATGCCTTCCAGATGCCGCTGCAATACCCGCGGTACAGGAAGGCGGACTACGAGACGATGCCGGAGTGGCGCGTCGACTGCCTGCTCCGGGAGTACGGCCTCCCCGTCGACGGCGACCTCGACAGCAAGAGAAAGTTCGCCATGGGCGCCTTCCTCTGGCCCGACCAGTACTGA
- the LOC133926830 gene encoding uncharacterized protein LOC133926830 has product MRSLGPTMRVCMAKANGVGGQQQQQQVPPERKESSIGRCGVFGGCGFRMPLHYPRYKKADYETMPEWRVDCLLREYGLPVDGDLDSKRRFAMGAFLWPGQY; this is encoded by the coding sequence ATGAGATCCTTGGGCCCAACCATGAGGGTCTGCATGGCCAAGGCCAACGGCGTTGGcggccagcagcagcagcagcaggtgccgccggagaggaaggagagcagCATCGGCAGGTGCGGCGTGTTCGGCGGCTGCGGCTTCCGGATGCCGCTGCACTACCCGCGGTACAAGAAGGCGGACTACGAGACGATGCCGGAGTGGCGCGTGGACTGCCTCCTCCGGGAGTACGGCCTCCCCGTCGACGGCGACCTCGACAGCAAGCGGAGGTTCGCCATGGGCGCCTTCCTCTGGCCGGGACAGTACTGA
- the LOC133926829 gene encoding CMP-sialic acid transporter 1: MQWYLVAALLTVLTSSQGILTTLSQSNGKYKYDYATIPFLAEFFKLSVSSFFLWKECQSSSPPRMTKEWRSVRLYLVPSVIYLIHNNVQFATLTYVDPSTYQIMGNLKIVTTGILFWLVLKRKLSNLQWMAIVLLAIGTTTSQVKGCGDAPCDSLFSAPFQGYMLGILSACLSALAGVYTEYLMKKNNDSLYWQNVQLYTFGVIFNMGWLIYGDFKAGFELGPWWQRLLNGYSIRTWMVVFNLGSTGLLVSWLMKYSDNIVKVYSTSMAMLLTMVLSIYLFSVKATIQLFLGIIICIISLQMYFMPVHMLVELPQTLPVTSK, from the exons ATGCAGTGGTACTTGGTGGCCGCGCTCCTCACGGTCCTCACGAGCTCCCAG GGTATATTGACTACTCTCTCCCAGAGCAATGGCAAATATAAGTATGACTATGCCACGATTCCCTTTCTAGCAGAATTCTTCAAG TTGTCTGTATCCAGCTTCTTCCTTTGGAAGGAATGCCAGTCTTCGTCTCCACCAAGGATGACAAAGGAGTGGAGGAGTGTGCGGCTATATCTTGTTCCTTCAGTCATATACCTCATCCACAACAATGTCCAGTTTGCAACCTTGACATATGTTGATCCATCTACCTATCAGATAATGGGAAACCTGAAAATTGTCACAACTGGAATATTGTTTTG GCTTGTACTAAAAAGGAAGCTGTCAAATCTCCAATGGATGGCAATCGTCTTACTGGCTATTGGTACAACTACTAGCCAG GTGAAAGGATGTGGAGATGCACCGTGTGATTCTCTTTTCTCAGCACCATTTCAGGGTTACATGCTCGGGATACTTTCGGCTTGTCTTTCAGCACTAGCTGGTGTCTACACAGAGtacttgatgaagaagaacaatgataGTTTGTACTGGCAAAATGTACAGTTATATAC GTTTGGAGTTATATTCAACATGGGATGGCTAATTTATGGTGACTTTAAAGCTGGATTTGAGTTGGGTCCGTGGTGGCAACGCCTCTTGAATGGCTATTCTATCAGAACATGGATGGTTGTCTTCAATTTAGGGTCTACTGGTCTACTAGTATCATGGTTGATGAAGTATTCAGACAATATAGTAAAG GTGTACTCAACTTCAATGGCTATGCTTTTGACGATGGTTTTATCTATATATCTTTTCAGTGTGAAAGCTACAATCCAG CTTTTCTTAGGCATTATCATCTGCATAATTTCCCTGCAGATGTATTTTATGCCTGTGCACATGCTTGTTGAATTGCCACAAACATTGCCAGTTACATCAAAGTAA